The DNA region CTAAACGAACCATTTCTTCCAACGAGCCTTCAGCTTCTGAAGTTCTTCTTACTCTACATAAGCAGCTTATGATAGCTTTATAGGTAGTGAGATTCAGTTTCATACTCTTTTTTGTCATCTCAGATTTCAAAATCAACGCTTCGTCCGCATTATTGAATCTACATAGAGACTCTACTAGTTCAACGTAAGTACTCATTTCCGGCACATAACCGTCTTGAGATATCCTTATCAGAAAACTTTGAGCCGCAAACGGTCGACCTTCTTTACACAATGCAACTAAGAGATAATCATATAAATTTTCAGGAATCTTAATTCCAAATCTCTGAAGCTCCGCAACCAAATTCAACGCCGACAAAAGCTTTCCCTCCTTTGCATATCCTTGAAAAACAATCCTACATGTGACACTGTCGGGACGGATCCCGATCCCTATCATTTCGTGCAATAGTGATCTACACATTTGCATCTTACCTTCTTTGCAATAACCGGATACAAGAGTATTATACGACACAATGTCCGGATCAATTCCTTTCTGAGCCATCTGATTAAAAAGCTGATGAGCCTCCTTGATCTTCCCTTCTTTACAAAGACCGTTCATCAACGCACTATACGAAATCAAATTAGGAACCACGCCTCTAATGCACATGATCTTGTAAAGATAAAATGCATCCTCCAACCTTCTTTTTCTACAATAGCCATTAATGAGTGTGTTATACGTAACCAAATCCGGTTCaaatccttcttcctccattTTCTCGAGGAATCCGTTCACTTTATCGGTATCTCCATCTCGACACAAAACATGTGTCATAATATTGAAAGTATAAACATTCCTATGTATTCCAAGTCTTCCCATTTCTTCATACACTTCCCAACATGCATCAATATAATTAAACTTTGACAAACCACTCAACAAACAATTACAAGCAACAACATTCGGAACAAAACAAGCCTCAACATTGTTCCTAAAAGTTTCCAAACCTTTATCAACCATGCCTAACTTCACATAAGCCTTAATAAGCATATCAAAGATTACAGGATTCCAATTACAATCCTCAGTGAAACCAATCAAATTCTTATAAATATCCTCATCAGGAACATTCAACTGTATCAACTCAGACAACAATTTCATAGCTTGAGAGAAAACTTGAGACCAAGCAAGTATGTGAACAATTATGCAATAATTTTGGACACTGTGTGTGatgttcaaatcatttttaaCCCAATTGAAAAATGTTAGTGCTGAAGAATAATCAGATTGGCATCTGAGCAAAACCCTAGAAATTTCATGGGAACCCATGTGAGGAAGAATCTCTTTGATTTCATTTTGAAAAAGGGAAAGATGGAAACTTTTCTGTTTAAGGATTGAAGAAATGAGGTTTACAATGTTGTTAGGGTTTTGGGTGGGTGGAAGAAGATTGTAAAAAGGACTTGAAATTGGTTTTGATTCAGAATCATGAAGAGTAATTagagaagaggaagaagaagaaaagaaaaaagaatttTTAGTGAGAATTAAGTGAGAAAGGGAATAGATTGAATTTGAGGGTCGAGGAATCATGGTGATGAAGAAGAAAGAGCATGGAAATGAACAACGTACCAGGTCATGGCAGACAACGGCGGTCGGAGTAAGATGAAGACATGAAGTTGCAGCGTAGAACGTTATTTGAtgtttcaatttttttattttaaaattatatggaaaaaaattaagttattttatttttaaattatcgaaaattttaatttttaagaaatatattttgatataattttttttacGAAGTAACTTTTTTTATCAAATTCAAACATGGTGTTGAAGAATTGTTAGACACTAAATATAAATAAGTCTTGtttaaaaaaaagtaaaattCTAAGGACTTTTTATAAATAATTCTCAATAATAAATGGTAGAGAAAAGGACCATGCACCTATCGTATAAATTATTTTTACACCAATGATAATTATGTATTTCGCTAAATCAATCAATcaattttaaattatttatataatttaatAGTTTAAAATAGAATATATGAATAATATATTTTTATAGTATCCTATTAATAAGCTCTAAGTTGTATGGGaataaaaatattaaaagttatgttttggatatattttaaaaaaatatttgaaatataaCTTCATATTTTTAGGAACATTGATAGTAGGCATGACAAGATATCGTATTTGGGGTACTCATTTAAATTCGTCTTAAATTTGACGGGGAAAATCCATTTTAATTggggatttttttttaaataaccaatATTTTGGATAAAATACTGAAATAACCACGTTTCAAAACAGATGCGTCAGATGAACTAGCGCATCCATTTTAAAATAAGAGGAGGCGGCACTGGTGTTGGTGCATGCTTTCAAAGCATTGCATGGAGGCGCCAGCAGCCATGGCGCCTATGTTGGCCtttggtgtatgcgccaattcatctggcgcatacatctttgtattatttattttttaatttttaattgttttttttaataaataatgaaatataacattaaaaaaaatatacTCATGATATAATAAAAGTTACATGAgattgacaaaaatttaatgaCCGGGCCGATCGAAACGTCTCcatgttccacatccaggtgtgttagtttgtcttcgaggtctcccacgattttcttgaggtgtttggaGTCTTTGTGTGTTGACCTGATCCAATGATGGTTGGTGTGAAGGTCTGGCGGAAGTTCCAAcagtatttgatagatgtgtcatcatttgttcccaatagtCTTAGGGCTCTGGCCAACGACACTTCCGTAATGTAGTTCggtgcccatgttgtcgtagttggaTCGATGTGCTTGGGTGAATTgtggacggtatagttgcccgaattgggacattTAATCGTTTTGGAAATGAAGCAATGGTTCATGAggtgtactatagttaaacaatggttggctattttggtgatgggatgtttgggtggtcattgttgggggggctacgatgaagtgactcatatgaatcatctgggctatagacggttgtggttgatgcgtatggttgttggtgggtagggtttgatttttgattttgtggttgggtgggtggcatgaatggattgtgaggttgggtgtttggttgttggatgggtggcatgaatggattgcgaagttgggtgtttggttgttaggtgtatgtggtaggttgatggtgtgaggttggatgttgggtttaggtggtttgacattggtgttggacggagacttgttgttgggcgtatgatgacgaagctagttggcgtggatcaGTCAAATACCgtggctcagacacaaattgttgCGTTGTTACCGACttaaaccatgccatatattcttgagttggtctagcaccatgtatgactggttcgtttaagatgtgttgtcatcgattcctccaatgacgacacatctcttttgcgaagtctctccaGTTGGAATAATCCCATTGGGCGTCGACTCTTTTTTTatgccaatctcccaaacacgtcggaggttctggaatttgttgcTGCATGTCGAACTACAGTTTTACCTagtcactttggtgcatctccacaatAATGGACCGGATAATTTGTGTCTTTGATGTCCAAACTGCaacatcatcatggttaacctaATGATCAAGATCCAGATATagcctccagataaactgtacaaCAATATGACacgattagatgataaataatttgataagtatctttaaattaaaatagagttgtgtaggagtattacattGTCTTGTCCAATGTgatccaatagattgcgatagactactatagTGTGTTTCAAACATTTATTATAGTTCATCCCtctaactgaccacctagatcatAAACAATTGATAAATATTATGTCCAGTTAATAgtaaataaagtctaattaattatatggtaaagttttaaacttactttgttgcaaacggGAATATGAATGGCTTCTCGTTTACCTGGGCGAGTGACGACGttcttgaccaacctcatgcttgtagcaaatacgcacatgaataaaaagtacaagtatttttttggcatttttacacattgcactatatagatgggtCAGCACggctgaaccccaactatatgtgcttaccttattaatgttgcgtaacaacggtaaatacataatatttactgtattaccagtactttttggaaataaaaaattgtcaaataaaatcataatataacaccaagctttaattatttttcgtactcggttgattcttcggacaatattatactcgcataatattgtttaagatattttaaatttataccttgccccctaGCTTGACCGGATAACTCTCCCTCAGTTTGGTCGTCACACAAAGGGGCAtccaataattcattgcagatagaGTTGTCCTTGTTAACTCTATCATCACTGCCTTACCATCTATACGTAGGCCCAACAACATGTATATGTCCTCAAGTGTGATGGCACACTCACCGAAAGGAATatgaaatgtgtgggtctcgggtctctATCTCTCCAACAAAGTAAGAATAAATTTGTAGTTCACCGAGTACGAGACTATGTTGAGGAGATTTCCAAAaccacatcctctaatatatgcTTTTATCAAAGGATtgtggggtacatattcatgtacacggcatCAAAATCGGTTTGggtcctaataaaacataagtaagaaataaaataagaagaagTAATATATAATAAAAACATAGATAATAAAGATATACAAAATAAATATGAAATAAGTAAACAGAGAGTAATAACATACAAATATCAAGATATTGTTGAGTGTTCCTCtgtgttcatcacccatagtcaataGAGACATAATGCTGCAGAGGTTGAGTGTTGCAGAGGTTGAGTGTCGTAAAGATGGAGTGTTGCAGAGATTGAATGTTAGTGTTGTAGATGATGAGATGTTGTGATTTGATGCCCTAGTTATAGAAGAGGAAGTCTTTACTAGGTTGAATAGCTACGCAACATGTGATTAGATACGTGCATGACATAATAGAGGAGGCAGCATAGCCTTAGGCGCATGCATGCAATATTCACATGTAAGGTCACATGTGTCAAGGCTAGTGGCGCATGCGTGTGAATTTTGCCATGCAATAAAGAGACGCAAATAGCATGGGCGCCTAGGTTGCTTTGTGCGCCATTGAAATAGGTGCCTGCTTTGGACTATTAGGGCATAGATTTTTTTGAGATTCCTTGTATGTAGACGCATGCTTTCTGTGTGCAGAGATTCTACCAAGCACATGCATTGTATTATCTTGTCTCTGCATTGATTATTTTCATTGCATTGTCTTGTCTTTGCAGATGAATTGCGTGATCAATGCATTCAATGTTTACCCTATTTAATGGCATGTGAATAACACATCAATGCATTCATCATCGGTACCCATACAGATCAATAGAAATACTAAagttagatttaaaaaaatgtcttcctcaccacattacatgatcagtgcccatatcgaaggtgaaatatttgagcatcaattattcggtttttgtttttgcaacacagaggtaactcggtttacaataaatcgacgatcaaatttttcacatctgaaacaaagaatagaaaagaaattgcagtgcagtcctgtgggccaaatcatctataaaaatccggtttggtttgcagaaaacAAGGTGAAGTTTTATCAGAAGGAAAatcgagatgatgacgatgttcatcATATGTTTGTCAATCATGAACAATCTGGGTACAACGATATAGATTTGTATATAtcaccacaacaacaacaacaagtgtctcaattcattgatcagtcacaagtgttttgtgaaactgatggcgacgaacaagctgaggtgaatgttgtagatgacgaagaagaagaagctgAGGTTTTGGTTGATTCAATGTTGAACGCTGATGAAGAAGAGGAGCCATTACCAACTAGTCATGTATACTGTCCACCTTaacacatgacaaggttgaatttgggttccgatggaccttcatcagatatatggtacaatccttatgtgcaaatgcaaggatctttgaaacaaggagacacatttcgcacaaaagaagattgtgtaaaagccattaaaaaGTTTCACATGGAACTATCAGTTGATTTCAAAGTTGATAGAACTAATGCATTGAGGTACAAAATTTATTGTCCAAATGAGCACTGCCTTTtcaggttgtcagcttcgtaccagaagaggagtgattcttgggagattaGATCCATGGGTCTagttcacacatgcatgctcaCAAACCCAATGCAAGACCATCCGAAACTTAGCTCTCAGTTAATATGtgatgaaatattgtctgtcattggcgacAATTCGTCGTTAAAGgtgaaattctagtaacagactatcgatgtcacactagatgttatgacatccaattctgcgcagacaagaatgaTGCAGAACGTAAATGTAAAGGATAGTAAATAACACAGACAATTGTTTACCtagttcggtgacaaacacacctacgtctgggggctaccaagccagggaggaaatgcactataagcagtattaattaaggacttaaaccaattgtttaatcctatcacttaagacctacccaatgcaatttcaatcttaaactaagaccagagttcctactcactccccctcaattaccacagtgattacaacctttaatttgtttaaagtcaatggcgaagttatacttcaaacaactcttgattgtgcttaacagctttaatcaagaaacacagcactcatgcttaaaagcttagagtgacacaacagttacaactcaatgaacaccctagtccaatgcaatcatctaggtgataattgcttggctcacaagttaaacctaatacaagacacaaataaaaatacaacagtgaagtatgatggtataataaattcttcacgcttcaaacccctgagttgctgaaagtaggattgccatccttttataatgcaacACTTGGGtcttgtacttgtatttcctaaaattaaggttaagcaagtcaacctaatttccacacattagggtgctacaaaataggctatatgttaggcctcttaattgtatctcagttgttagtttcctggattttagctcagctgttagattcctgaaaacTAGCCggagaaaaatactgaaacaacaaaactaactagcctacactttagcatatgctgtcaggaatgaaagtcataacattcagtttgacgtccagaacacgggccatatgctaggtctgttattctcctgaaaaacagactgaaataaatactgaactgtagcagaaaaaccaacctgcctataattcagtatctattgtcagggatgaatgtcataacattcagtttgacattcagacaataggctatgtgccaggtctgttattctcctgaaaaacagactgaactaaatactgagctataacagaaaaacccAACTATTttatagttcagtatctgctgtcagggatgaatgtcataacatccagtttgacattcagtaaatcctgtattaactaatcctgcagcatactactccagcatgtcatgacatcagtcaagacatcagagtacagttagtgttttaacacaaaatgcagccaatcaaaaacatctacaaactccccttttggcaaatttttggctaaaacaacttaGCATCACAACAGAGctcacagcagcggaaaacacacatccaAGAAGAGAATTaaattagctaatacactcagcacacatagaagttgAATAGCAACACACTtagcacacatagaagttaaaaGAACCTTCAAACAGCAGCAACACAAGTAGATGACAAAACAGCAAcacactcatcacacatagaagttaaacaTCAAGCTGCAACAtaacctctggattagaggaccttcaacttcaGATAAAGTTGTTCAAacaaatctgttgtcctggggtacaggtgttactccccctttttgtcaaaaatgttgccaaagcaacacttaatattacagacccaaaacaaaataaattacACACAAATTTCAGAAACCCAGGAAATTCTCTATTCATCTGACTCAGAGT from Lathyrus oleraceus cultivar Zhongwan6 chromosome 1, CAAS_Psat_ZW6_1.0, whole genome shotgun sequence includes:
- the LOC127119138 gene encoding pentatricopeptide repeat-containing protein At5g40400; amino-acid sequence: MIPRPSNSIYSLSHLILTKNSFFFSSSSSSLITLHDSESKPISSPFYNLLPPTQNPNNIVNLISSILKQKSFHLSLFQNEIKEILPHMGSHEISRVLLRCQSDYSSALTFFNWVKNDLNITHSVQNYCIIVHILAWSQVFSQAMKLLSELIQLNVPDEDIYKNLIGFTEDCNWNPVIFDMLIKAYVKLGMVDKGLETFRNNVEACFVPNVVACNCLLSGLSKFNYIDACWEVYEEMGRLGIHRNVYTFNIMTHVLCRDGDTDKVNGFLEKMEEEGFEPDLVTYNTLINGYCRKRRLEDAFYLYKIMCIRGVVPNLISYSALMNGLCKEGKIKEAHQLFNQMAQKGIDPDIVSYNTLVSGYCKEGKMQMCRSLLHEMIGIGIRPDSVTCRIVFQGYAKEGKLLSALNLVAELQRFGIKIPENLYDYLLVALCKEGRPFAAQSFLIRISQDGYVPEMSTYVELVESLCRFNNADEALILKSEMTKKSMKLNLTTYKAIISCLCRVRRTSEAEGSLEEMVRLDILPDLEIKRALINGYCEENDVEKAVLLLKYFAKEFQVYDTVSYNAIVKVFCEGGNVAELMELQDELIKIGFVPNSLTCKYVIRGLQKDMELDDDILDRDMLEV